The Ciona intestinalis chromosome 9, KH, whole genome shotgun sequence genome contains the following window.
aacaaatacatttaaaaacgttattttacattattcgGTCTCTTTTTGGActctatttgttttttagcTTACGctatactatttctatgagATCACATTGCGTATCTTTTTTTTACGTCGGTGACGTCACGAGTCATGTGATGatcaaaaacaataataaatgatAAATCGCGTTGTGTGGGAAGTGTGCCTGTTTAACGACCAACGAATGGTTTGTTTTACTACTTTCCCAGTGCTGTGAGGCCTGCATGACCTTCATTATTATCAAAGGTTTGCATTAACCGTATCTTTGTGTATTCTTTGCTATTTTTAACGTATTCGTTTTTGTTTGAGTTAGGAATTAACGTATAATATAGTTATCGTCTTATCGAGTCACGTACGtcgtatttatatataatatacatacatgcATATCATATATGTGTTATCTGAAATTGACTCACtctattaaaataattgtatttGCTCAGCTATTTTCGTCTGCATGATTGAActgtaattttaattactgtgttaattattgaataaaaataagtattattgaataaaaataagtattattgaataaaaataagtaatcttatatttgtgtattttgttttagaatgGTATAGTgaaacaaatatgttttgtcCCAATGTTATTCCACAGTAGAGTACTAGAGTCACAAGTTTAAACTGTAGCTTATCTGATGCGTTTTCTTATTTTAGACATTTTAGTTAAGCAAATGCAATATGAAAGTCAAACGTGtttctgaaaaatatttgaataaagttgtcgacaaaataaagttttcagAGTTCGTGAAATCACTCTTGGTAGAGGGAGATGGGGAACAAAAATGGCGGTGTTGTCAATTGACTTTCAATAACAGGGGCTCTGCTTATAAGCATGTTTCTGTGTTTCACTTAGATTTAGTGAAGAGTTATTCAGATGAGACTGTGCATTCTAAAGTAGTGAAGCGTGAAGATTGTGATGGCTGCCACGAATCTAATGAGTTTGCAAATGGGGAAACGAAACCTATTGTTAATTATACTTGTACTTGTGATGGAGCATTTGTAGTgttgttgtattattattacacaaaTCTGCAAGGTGAAACACATAATGTTGAAAGGTGGCAGAGACAAGTATGCACTGAGTTGAAATTAACAGGAAAAATAAGGATTGCTGATGAAGGGATAAATGGAACTGTAGAAGGCTGTGATTGCTCAACAGAGAAATATATGCAGGCAATGCTTAACTACAGTTCCTTTTCCAACATGTTACGCACTGATTTTAAAATGAGCGCAGGCAATGGCTGTTGTTTTGATGACTTAAAAGTTGGTATTCACTCTGAGCTTTGTACATTGGGAATAACATCACAGGAACTAAAACCAGCAATTGGAAACCATTTAACCCCAGAACAGTTTCACCAAAAACTTAAAGAAATGGAAGAGTTATCTAGCACTGGTGCTAGAGCAGAGCCACTGCTGTTAGATTGTCGCAACTTCTATGAGAGTAAAATAGGATATTTTGATGGTGCTGTCAAGCCTGACCTAAGGAAATTCAGTTACTTTACTGAGTATGTGGACAAAAACCGTGAGTTATTTAATAATCGGGAAATTCTGACGTACTGCACAGGTGGTATTAGATGCGAGAGAGCATCAGCATATGTTAAGCAAGCTACCAATTGCTCTAATGTGTTTCAATTAAAAGGAGGAATACATAAGTACCTTGAACAGTATCCTGGCAGTGATTTATATAAAGGAAAGCTGTTCGTATTTGATAATAGGTATGGAATTAATATTGGAGATTCTGACAGACCTGCTGTTTCGAACTGTTTCTTCTGTCCTGCTCCGTGCGATAAATATAAGCTATGTTCCACTGCAGGTTGCTGTCAGCTGGTTTTGATCTGCCAATATTGTAGAGAGACCGGCATAACCACATGCTGTGACACTTGTGCACAAAATGCCAAACTCAACCAAGTATGTAAACAATGCAGATGCACAGTAACTAGGGAAAGAGCGGCAACAGAAAGTTTATGAGCTAGTTTTGGTGCGAGTTTTTACATAATGATGCCGTTTTAACATTGTTATTTGTGGCAAAGAAAAACATACTGCCAATTATCATTAGTATCATTCTGCTATGTTTGTTGCTAAAATTGGGGCTATctaattgttttatgtatttttttaaaaattgcagcGTCTTTTAATAAGTAACTGCTTAGAAATGCCATTGGGCAGATTCggaagtaaaaaacaaagtaaaaatgcCAAACGTCGATTTGAACACCTTATGGTCATGGCCAAGGAGAATCCGGACCGAATCTTTGACTTGAGTGATTGCGAACTACATGAGGTTCCCAACCTCATGTTCTCACAATGTCGTGTATTGCTAACAGAGAGTCTACTGCTACATTCCAATTTATTAAAGTCTCTCAAGCATGGTGGGAAAATGTCATGTCTAACTTCTCTAAGGGTATGTAAGTGAATTGCAATGTTAATGCTATTTGAAAACTCGTTATAGTtctaatgtaaattttatgtaTTGTGTTATAGCTATATGTAGGTGATTTCtgatatgtatgtaacttaatctGCTTTAgtgatttaaaacaatgtagGTTCTGTTGAATATGATAAGTTCCTCTTTAAACAATGTGAATTCTGTATGAATATAATAAGTTCctcttttgttttgtaactatACAGTAACATGATCTACATTACAGAtgactatattatatttgttgtaactTCATATGACACATTGTATGCATTATCGCAGGTGTTGGATTTACACAACAACCGCATTGCTCTACTACCTAAAGACATTGGTGTTCTTAGTAATCTACAGGTAACTTAactataacaactgtcttttgGATTCCCAAAATCACATGAGTTTGGGAGCATCTATTAGCATAACATTTTTGTATTGGACAAAATCTTGGGTGACCTGGCAAACtgcagttacacttatagtcgtcaaacataggaaaccttaATAATTACTGTGGCAAATGCATTATACTTGAGTTAAACTACACTCTTGTATAACAATTCctgttttaggtttaaaactgGAATTGAAAAACGTATGAAGTCACCATTGTTTTACTCCCTTCGAATTGCGATATGTGTATTAGGTATATGTTGAGGATATTATACGGTAATCGTattataggctatatataggttatagtttttatatttcttatcAGTCACAcaactatatttaaacacaggtgttcaacATAGAAAACAACCGAATAACCGAACTCCCAGATTCTATTGGGGATCTTAAAAAGCTACAGAGTCTTTTAGCTAAAGGTTGgcagcaaaataaattttacttaaataaattattcatgATCCGATCCTTAGTGTCCCATGATAATTAAATGGattaccaatttaaaaaaaatgtaccTTAACCTTCAATTCAAAAATAGTGTGCATTAAAGTATTGATACActacttttaaatataaaataaatttttgaattttacctCTGATTTATTTTAGCTTTCTGTGTCATTTGTCTTTAAACTCAAGCAAAACTACGGgttaattaactttttctctttggttttaaatgtaaatatgtttttaactttaagcgtattttaacgacttttgttttgtttgctatATCCtatcttttcgtttaaaatattttcaactcTTCGTTACTCTAATCTTAAAGgcaaataaaattgttatttttttagttgcaTAAAACTTTGCATGATATTTTACTCAGATAACCAGCTTAACAGTCTTCCAACCACCATAAGTGGAATGGAGAGTTTACGAACTCTGGACATCAGTGGAACAAACAAAGTTCTCTACCTTCCAAAAACTTTGTGCAAAGTTCGAACCCTGGAAGTTCTTGTGCTTTCCAACCCTGCAGTGATGGAGTATCCTCATTCAAGTAAATAGAGACTAAACTCTAACATCTAtgaattctatttaaataaaagaatggCGATGCCATTTAGACGAAATATAATctataatacaaaaattggttggacttgatttctgtctgttacattttcgtagcatCTGATTATCtcattttcgtagcaccagaccTGTATCGTATCCTCTGGGATAAACACTGGCTCGTCATTCATTGTCATAACATTGGCTTTTCTAAAGTTTTCCTTACATTTGAACAGTATCCCTCAATGTAATTTTCAGTTCATGTATTGTACTTTCAGTGGTTGCATGTGAAGGACTTGAAGCTATTCAAAAGTTTATCTGTAAAGGTAATTCTATTTTGCCCATAATAAAATCGACATCTTATGAAATGCACTTATATTATAAGCTACTGTTTACTGGAAATATTAACCTTTATCAAACAACATCAACTATGCTCTACTTATATCAACTGTATATTTAAGTTGTCtgattgttatgtttttattcctaAACAACTATCCTCCCCCCACAGATACTGGTATAGAATACATCCCTCCTTCCCACGCAACTTTTAAGGTCCTTGACTCATCTGCCACTACCTCCTCCTCCTCTTCTAAACAAACTGCTGCAGCCAATCTTCAAGTAAGCCACATATTACACTAAGATGCTCAACCCCATGTGCTAATGTTGtgttatatacatatgtatatatatatgtgtaattCATATAGTATAGATGTACAgttttttttgccattttaTCGTTTATTTGCTGCTTTTTGagcatgttgttttattttcatgtcaGTTGTACCAGAGCAGCATGGACCAATATCAGCGTAGTAAGGTAACGTGCTACTTGTTTCAGCATGTTCATATATGTTGTTACCTGcttgttttaatattggttGTATACATCTCATATATATGGGTGTTGcatgcaaaataaattatacacatttaaaaaaaaaatcgctGCAACAAATGGGTAATTACTTGATCATGGTCATGGTTCATGTGTTATCTTCacatgcatatatatattatatataggatGAGAAAATGAAACAGCAACTGGAAATAGAGCGTTCAATAGCAGAACAACAGAGGGAACAAGCTTATCTCACCGCGAAGGCAAAACATGAAAAAGCAAAGGAAAATGCTTTTCTTAAACAGGTTGGACCTTTATGGTGTGGTTTATCCAACGTGCAGTGCAATATACTAGGACTAGATgaatagttagacacacaattcAACTAAGCAAATGCAACATAATTATTGatatgtttactgattaatccATGTAGAAAGTTCTAGGTTTTGGTGCCTTTGTATTAAACCATTAACCTAAAACTTGCAGGAACAAGCCGTCTTTGATCGTTCCATCAGTGAACAGCAGAAGAAAACGGAGATAGAGAGACAGGAAATGATGAAAACCTTAACGCAAGgtatattttgattattagGCCGCTGgtaatacatttttatgtgGGTGTAATTAGCACAGTAGTAATTAATAAGgtaataacaaaacattaccACTActacattttcattattttctaGTTTGAATCTATGCacctttatttgtttatagaaAACCCATTGtccatacatttattttatatgtatgaTGCAAAATTTTCTATTTCTAATGCTTGCTTGTAAGTTGTAATATAAAATGGTGGCTGTTATTACCCAATTCAGTAGCAGTTGTCACATCCCCAATACCAATCCATACTAATTAGATTAACTTTACAGTGGAGGAGGAAGCATCAAGACTCGTCAACAAACTTGTGAGCATGAACATTGGGTAAGTGGATTGGTAGTTTACTGTGGTTGTACAGTTGATGTTAAATAACAAATACAATCATTTATTGACACTTATTGTTCTCTATTATAACTTGTAATATCCAAAGAACCTTGGCACAATGGTTAGCGTGCTTGCCTCTAGCTCAGACagtatgggttcaagactcgatgctgccaccattgttggCAATACACTTACAGAAATTGCTTCATCACAGTTTCTAATATGGCCAGTAATACATcagtaaaatagaaaaaatttcccataaagttacatcaGAAGTTCTGTGAAAACTCTTAAGCGAGCAAGAGGTGtacaaaatagaacacccatggtataacttATAACGACCGTCTTTCTGATGTGAAAATAGAGCAAGTTCATTTATCAAAAGCTATTTTTTACCATCAGGGCAAAACAAAGGGAAGAGATGTTGGAAGGAATGGAAAGAGAGAGAATGGAACAAGAAGAAAGGTTTAAAGTCACACAGGAAGATATTGATAAACTGAGGAAAAAGGAAACTCTTGGTGGGTCACGTGTGTGGAGCGGTGTGTTTGGatttactttttacaaaacacagtTGCAATTTTTATTGAGTGGCTATCACTAGAAGTCAAACTTGTCTGGGTGTTAGTATGACCATAATATAGAAAAAAGTTgaacttgtttttttcttttttcttttctttaaaaagtttaacttttttctgtTATTGATTTAGAGAATTAAAACTTTagactaaacaaaaaaaacaataaaacaactttgcaAGTAAATAACTcttaaaagatatatttttacaggaaGGGCTTTTAACTTGAATATTACGTTATGCCTAGTATTTCCTAAAGTCGAAATATCAAGCATATTGTTTTTACCAACAGCTGCCATGCAGTCAGTGTTGGCCGACAATGCTCATTATGCGATCGCGATCAAGAAATATCTCGGTGAGCAAGACCATATGACGAGGCAAGCACAACAAACACTCGGTGCTGATAATGAGCTTATTGAACATGAACTGAAACGTCAGCAATGGAACCAAGGAGTTTTGGTTGATCAAATTCTGCATGAGGTGTGTAAACTATGCAATGTTAAACTGGTGAAACTTTTAGTTTATTGTGCAAAAACACAGTAActgtaaaaagaaacaatgcttggatttaatttttgtctgttacgttttgtagcaccagatcctaacAGTAAAAAGTTTGGATAAGATTAAACATGTAAGGGTGAGTCTTATATTGTGACATGCTATGCTACCTAGGGCTTGGCTATAGGCTGGAGCGGGCTTGTTTCCAAGTTATAAATAACACCCAAACTTGTACTTTATTTCTCTAACATATCAAATGTAATGAACAAGCTGCATCTGATGTTTAattggatatttttttttcaggaaagCCTCCAAAAGGAAGCATTCATAATGTTGAAGTTGCAACATGATGCTGTACAAGCACGTTTAGTGGACCAGATTGGCCAACTCCAGGGTGAATTGATAAGACTCACACAGATAGAAGCACAGAGAAATAAACATAGGATAGACCAGGACAAGGTTGGCAACAAATATTCACCAGTGTGTCTTTACTCTGTagtaaatgttttaatacaatcaagttgtaataaaactctataaatatttatattttaccaatatatataattgtttttttcaccaatgtgttttttgttaatattttttaggcCAATTGCTCTGTATTTTTACTATACAAATGTCCatacatttacattttattgtgtttaattgtttaatttgtattttagcaAACGTTATCTTTGATACGAAATGAGCTTACCGATCTCCTCATACAATTGCTTAAGGAAAAAGACCATAGAGAAGAAATGGTCAAATCTCGATTGGTAACTGCACACCTTCTTAATcttttgtttaagtttctacagactaataaaataatatttttttcagtaaattttaacatttaaggCAATTTCCAGTGGTTTCTTTTGGTTTGTCCAAAGTCAGCCATATAGTAATAAAAAGAAAGTACCCCTAAAAATAAATGCCTACAAACTTACATttgtgtggtaactcgtaagcaggcacgaggtgtatgaaacagaacacctgtgttataacgacagttgttccggccacgcgaagataaataccttttatttattcattggGGCGATATATATCTTTgtgttttcataaaaataatgaaaatcgGCCACAGGTTGAGATGGAACAACAAAGGGAGGACGACCAGGTGGATTTCTGGCTCGTTCAATATCAGAAACTACTTGACACCAAACCGGAAGTTCTGGTGCAAAAGGTATGTCAATGGATGGGTCAAGctggtttatatttatgacTGAGATCTTAAAACATGCTATTTCATCCTCGTTTAAAAAGTTAAGGGGGCATGACACCCCTATGCACGCCAAACATTACGCttataaaccaacaaaaatattttttaaactaatgaaaatattttctaaaccaACTAAATTTTTTCCAAAccaaccaaatattttttcatccaTCCTCATCTGATACTTGTTTCCTCCAGGAGCATGGAGTTGATCCTCAGATCGTGAGGTTGCTCCAAAGATCGGATGCAGCTCACCATCTTTCTGCGTTTGCTCGTCACCACATTACCATGGATACAATCACCACACTGGATGATGAGAAGTTACGAAGTCTCGGCGTTTTTGAGATTGGATTACGCGAGAATATTTtaaggttgtttaaatataaaatcgtttAACGTTTTATAAggtattatacatatattgttaaacatagatatcatattaaccTTGTTTCAAGTTTTGTATAAGGTATCTATGTttgtcatttaaattttatttaatattttaattgttgacATATGTACAGGTTGTATATATTCTGTGGCTGCCAAGTGTATTTTAAGTCTGAACAATTGTAGTTTTGCTGCTTAttcttttatctttatttatttattaatttggttttttaaaattgtattcaaagacataaattaattcattattttatgaaaaaaaagtaataaaacactTGGTGGCATGACTGCTCTTTTTCACATGTATTTATAAGGTCAcagtttattaatattgtaaTTTACAGGGAGATTGAAGAGTTGTATATACAGAGGAAGAAAGTTGATCTTCCCACTCCAGACGAGGAGCATCCACCACCAACTGCTCCCGTTGAACAATCTACATCTCAAGATCCGGATGTTGTTCAACCGACTGCTCCATCAGAATCACAGGAAGAAGAGAATGAATGCGTCGTGTGCCTCGACAGGAATGtaagatttttgtttctttaaatataagtAACTACAGTTAGCTTAGCTAGCTTTGGAAAtatcttgtatttttttatcaatatgaAAAGTTTctggtatttaaaaataacacaatctttatttatatctttaaaaagCGATTTATAGCGAAAATCAGgttatttaaaatgattaGAAAGGAATCATGGAAAAATGTGTGGGAAagagttatttaaaaagtgttatttAAAAGGCTGTTGCAccccaatatttttaaatgttttggaatcaaatatattaatcAGCACAAACCTGTTTTTCTCTACAGAGCGACACCATATTCCTCCCATGCGGCCACGTGTGTGCGTGTTTCATCTGCTCAACACAACTACAATCTTGCCCCATGTGTCGGAGTGATGTGACGCAAAAAATAAAGATCTTCCGCAGCTAAGACCTTATGCTGACAACTGTACACTGCTATTAACACATGTGTTCATGCTTTTGCATGTTATCCTTTGTGTTCCCAGTTTAAAGTTTCACATcaacttttatcttttttaaagtttttcagTGCAAGTACGAACTTATATAAGAAAGTGATTCTATTTCTTCAGCACCAGCAAACTTTTACCTTGGTGTATCATGGTGGAAACAGCAATATTGCAGTGCACTTATTCTTTGCCTTTTTGTTTCATAACCTTCAAACTGCATTAAAACTAATCTATTTCTAACACAATCATTAAAAGTCTTATGTTAATTGTATCTCCATTTACAGTCGtgtaatatagtggggtggggaaagatgggacacctttgcattgtattttctcgttccacttggcagtaaacaaagaacgttcaaagaattataaaactcttccatagaccgttgtaaattgaaaaacacaataatgatatttggatattacgtgctaaaggtgtcccgtcttcccccaccctactgtatattagtTTTGAAAATTCATTGGGCAAAGAACAGTCCAAGATTCATTGCACATTTTACTAGGATTGCATGCACAAAGAGTGATAGTTCCAACAACAAGCATGACTACGGTACAATTTACTATTCAGGAATATAGCACAACATAATAACAGCTACATAGAAcacaaaaatgattttaggtcagtttataataatttgaaCTACATAACAATGCCATCACAGTGAAGATGTAGAATTgggaacaaaatatttcatttgatGTTACATTTCTGTGGTGATAGAATCCATGTCCTCTTCTCTGGATCTTGCATCCGGAGGCGCAAGGAGAGGATGAGACTCCGTTGCCTTGGTGACCACAATCTCGGGGTTAATGAGTTTTGCTTCCATCCCTTTTTTTGATCCGGATCGTTTAAGATGTGAGAAAAAATCCTTGGAATCAGAGTCTTTGCTTGCTTTGCGAAGAATCTTGACTTTGGATCTCTTGGTTGATACCTTGGGGCTGTCAGTGTCAGTGGTTGGGGTGGTGGTTTTCGAGTCAGCCACGATTACTGTAACGAAGaaacacccattttatatttttagatatgtcgaaaataattttcaagCATTTTCTACTAATAATCAGTTTACAATTGCCAACATGACACCTGAGAGTCGGTTATGATTACTATAATAAAGTAACACATACTGCACAATACTACgaactatattttgttttgatgaTCAATTTACAATTGCTAACATGGGATGAATttgaaacttaaaacaaacctTTGAGTGATGTGTCCGATATACTTTCGCTCTTCGTAACCTTTCC
Protein-coding sequences here:
- the LOC100183244 gene encoding thiosulfate sulfurtransferase/rhodanese-like domain-containing protein 2, which gives rise to MKVKRVSEKYLNKVVDKIKFSEFVKSLLVEGDGEQKWRCCQLTFNNRGSAYKHVSVFHLDLVKSYSDETVHSKVVKREDCDGCHESNEFANGETKPIVNYTCTCDGAFVVLLYYYYTNLQGETHNVERWQRQVCTELKLTGKIRIADEGINGTVEGCDCSTEKYMQAMLNYSSFSNMLRTDFKMSAGNGCCFDDLKVGIHSELCTLGITSQELKPAIGNHLTPEQFHQKLKEMEELSSTGARAEPLLLDCRNFYESKIGYFDGAVKPDLRKFSYFTEYVDKNRELFNNREILTYCTGGIRCERASAYVKQATNCSNVFQLKGGIHKYLEQYPGSDLYKGKLFVFDNRYGINIGDSDRPAVSNCFFCPAPCDKYKLCSTAGCCQLVLICQYCRETGITTCCDTCAQNAKLNQVCKQCRCTVTRERAATESL
- the zf(ring)-19 gene encoding zinc finger protein (The RefSeq protein has 5 substitutions, 1 non-frameshifting indel compared to this genomic sequence), with the translated sequence MPLGRFGSKKQSKNAKRRFEHLMVMAKENPDRIFDLSDCELHEVPNLMFSQCRVLLTESLLLHSNLLKSLKHGGKMSCLTSLRVLDLHNNRIALLPKDIGVLSNLQVFNIENNRITELPDSIGDLKKLQSLLAKDNQLNSLPTTISGMESLRTLDISGTNKVLYLPKTLCKVRTLEVFVLSNPAVMEYPHSMVACEGLEAIQKFICKDTGIEYIPPSHATLKVLDSSATTSSSSKQTAAANLQLYQSSMDQYQRSKDEKMKQQLEIERSIAEQQREQAYLTAKAKHEKAKENAFLKQEQAVFDRSISEQQKKTEIERQEMMKTLTQVEEEASRLVNKLVSMNIGAKQREEMLEGMERERMEQEERFKVTQEDIDKLRKKETLAAMQSVLADNAHYAIAIKKYLGEQYHMTRQAQQTLGADNELIEHELKRQQWNQGVLVDQILHEESLQKEAFIMLKLQHDAVQARLVDQIGQLQGELIRLTQIEAQRNKHRIDQDKQTLSLIRNELTDLLIQLLKEKDHREEMVKSRLVEMEQQREDDQVDFWLVQYQKLLDTKPEVLVQKEHGVDPQIVRLLQRSDAAHHLSAFARHHITMDTITTLDDEKLRSLGVFEIGLRENILREIEELYIQRKKVDLPTSDEEHPPPTAPVEQSTSQDPDVVQPTAPSESQEEENECVVCLDRNSDTIFLPCGHVCACFICSTQLQSCPMCRSDVAQKIKIFRS